In Halapricum desulfuricans, a single window of DNA contains:
- a CDS encoding NAD(P)H-binding protein codes for MRVLVTGATGFVGSHLVPALLDADHDVVAMTRDADRYDPPDGVEVVEGDLLEPETLAGDLDGVDAAYYLVHSLQTGGDFEERDRTAATNFAAAASGAGVERVIYLGGLGETGDDLSPHLRSRQEVEQLLARGSYDLTTLRAAIIVGSGSVSFRMVRQLVAKLPVMVAPRWVYTECQPIGIADVVSYLVGVLDAPETAGGTYEIGGPEVLTYKEMLVRTGEAMGKRPLVVPVPVLSPKLSSYWVDLMTDVPRSISHPLILGLKNPVVVTDDSIDRHVTVDRMPFGEAVERALAEASA; via the coding sequence ATGCGCGTACTCGTCACCGGGGCAACGGGATTCGTCGGCAGCCATCTCGTTCCGGCCCTGCTCGATGCTGACCACGACGTCGTCGCGATGACCCGCGATGCCGACCGCTACGACCCGCCCGACGGCGTCGAGGTCGTCGAGGGCGACCTGCTGGAGCCGGAGACGCTGGCCGGCGACCTCGACGGCGTCGATGCGGCCTACTATCTGGTTCACTCCCTGCAGACCGGCGGGGACTTCGAGGAGCGCGACCGGACGGCCGCGACCAACTTCGCGGCGGCCGCCAGCGGGGCCGGCGTCGAGCGGGTGATCTATCTCGGTGGCCTGGGTGAGACCGGCGACGACCTCTCACCGCACCTGCGCTCGCGCCAGGAGGTCGAGCAGTTGCTGGCTCGCGGGAGCTACGATCTGACGACGCTGCGGGCGGCGATCATCGTCGGTTCGGGCAGCGTCAGCTTCCGGATGGTCCGCCAGCTGGTCGCGAAACTGCCCGTCATGGTCGCCCCGCGGTGGGTGTACACCGAGTGTCAACCCATCGGGATCGCGGACGTCGTCTCGTATCTCGTCGGCGTGCTCGACGCTCCCGAGACTGCCGGCGGGACCTACGAAATCGGCGGCCCGGAGGTACTGACCTACAAGGAGATGCTCGTCCGAACCGGCGAGGCGATGGGGAAGCGACCGCTGGTCGTCCCGGTCCCCGTGCTGTCGCCGAAACTCTCCTCCTACTGGGTCGATCTCATGACCGACGTGCCCAGGTCGATCTCGCATCCGCTGATCCTCGGACTGAAGAACCCGGTCGTCGTGACCGACGACAGCATCGATCGGCACGTCACGGTCGATCGAATGCCGTTCGGAGAGGCCGTCGAGCGCGCGCTGGCGGAGGCGTCGGCGTGA
- a CDS encoding MFS transporter has protein sequence MDGNERSIVAFASSAHALVHTYELSIPIFVVVWLQAFDATTAQLGLAVTGGYALFGIGALPGGVLADRFGSRRLVAGGLAGMGLSFLALSFANGLVAVALALAGWGVAASVYHPAALSLLSTGVENRGTAFAYHGMAGNAGIALGPLVSALLLVALDWQTVVRLLVVPAVAVAGYALVVEFDEMAAVDADVRESNADGPGRAVSPSSVLADSRTLFTAGFVLALAVVMANGLFYRGTLTFLPETLGDFLPPIDELLGVVGSDSVLAAELDTASLVYAGLLTVGIAGQYAGGKLSDRVSPTLGIAGAFGALVAVAVAFVPAARIGPVPLLAVSVLLGLFLFALQPLYQATVATYTPPDGRGLSYGYTYLVSFGVGATGATIAGYLLSTLGMGGTFLVLAVFPALGGGFALALYRWDPA, from the coding sequence ATGGACGGAAACGAGCGATCAATCGTCGCGTTCGCGAGTTCGGCCCACGCGCTCGTCCACACCTACGAGCTGTCGATCCCGATCTTCGTCGTCGTCTGGTTGCAGGCGTTCGACGCGACGACGGCACAGCTCGGACTGGCGGTCACAGGAGGGTACGCCCTGTTCGGGATCGGTGCGCTGCCCGGCGGCGTGTTGGCCGATCGGTTCGGCTCGCGCCGGCTCGTCGCCGGCGGCCTCGCCGGGATGGGACTGTCGTTTCTGGCGCTGAGTTTCGCGAACGGGCTGGTCGCCGTCGCACTCGCGCTGGCCGGCTGGGGCGTGGCCGCGAGCGTCTACCACCCCGCCGCCCTGTCACTGCTGTCGACCGGCGTCGAGAACCGCGGGACGGCCTTCGCCTACCACGGGATGGCCGGCAACGCCGGGATCGCGCTCGGGCCACTCGTCTCGGCGCTGCTTCTGGTGGCGCTCGACTGGCAGACCGTCGTCCGACTGCTCGTCGTGCCGGCGGTCGCCGTCGCTGGATACGCCCTTGTCGTCGAGTTCGACGAGATGGCCGCCGTCGATGCGGACGTCCGCGAGTCCAACGCCGACGGGCCGGGTCGCGCAGTCTCGCCGTCGTCCGTACTCGCCGACAGCAGGACGCTGTTCACCGCCGGCTTCGTGCTGGCGCTCGCGGTCGTGATGGCAAACGGACTGTTCTACCGCGGGACGCTGACCTTCCTGCCGGAGACGCTCGGGGACTTCCTGCCGCCGATCGACGAACTCCTCGGCGTCGTCGGGTCCGACAGCGTACTGGCCGCGGAACTCGACACCGCATCGCTGGTGTACGCCGGCCTGCTGACGGTCGGCATCGCCGGCCAGTACGCCGGCGGGAAACTCTCCGATCGCGTCTCGCCGACGCTCGGCATCGCCGGCGCGTTCGGAGCGCTCGTCGCTGTCGCCGTCGCGTTCGTCCCCGCCGCCCGGATCGGACCGGTTCCGCTGCTCGCGGTGAGCGTCCTGCTCGGCCTGTTCCTGTTCGCGCTCCAGCCGCTCTATCAGGCGACCGTCGCCACGTACACGCCGCCGGACGGCCGGGGCCTCTCGTACGGATACACGTACCTGGTGTCGTTCGGCGTCGGCGCGACCGGGGCGACGATCGCCGGCTATCTCCTCTCGACGCTCGGTATGGGCGGGACGTTCCTCGTACTCGCGGTGTTTCCGGCGCTCGGGGGCGGATTCGCGCTGGCACTATATCGGTGGGATCCGGCGTGA
- a CDS encoding DUF7530 family protein, with protein MSDGGPETSAGTTNADTPPEAIYREDRWVYESIVGSIPGMEFSRTQAMAIQLGLFGIGVIVIAALTDRWTAAPAGLAAVAVVSAGSVLMLTLGRRIRNLDVPGWYTHTLFGTGIEIVLGVFSYVGLITYLFVAEPRQPGPSLLETLLGPEPSVLAVAFTLLVLWDVCYRIGTGWWASIVGLWRSVLFADRLDRPTRAALMEADLVTIGFAAVQLVLLPFLDGHRLLALLVAGHVVAVTLVSGLSVLLLRQSR; from the coding sequence GTGAGTGACGGCGGTCCGGAGACGAGCGCGGGGACGACGAACGCGGATACGCCCCCCGAAGCGATCTACCGCGAGGACCGGTGGGTCTACGAGAGCATCGTCGGTTCGATCCCCGGCATGGAGTTCTCCCGGACGCAGGCGATGGCGATCCAGCTCGGCCTGTTCGGGATCGGGGTGATCGTGATCGCGGCGCTCACCGACCGGTGGACGGCGGCGCCCGCGGGGCTGGCCGCCGTCGCCGTCGTCTCGGCCGGGAGCGTCCTCATGCTGACGCTCGGTCGCCGCATCCGGAATCTTGACGTTCCGGGATGGTACACCCACACCCTGTTCGGCACGGGGATCGAGATCGTACTGGGCGTGTTCTCCTACGTCGGACTGATCACCTACCTGTTCGTGGCCGAACCGCGCCAACCCGGCCCGTCGCTACTGGAGACGCTGCTCGGGCCGGAGCCGTCGGTACTGGCGGTGGCGTTTACGCTGCTCGTGCTGTGGGACGTCTGCTATCGCATCGGCACGGGCTGGTGGGCCAGTATCGTCGGACTGTGGCGCTCAGTCCTGTTCGCCGACCGGCTCGACCGGCCGACGAGAGCCGCGCTGATGGAGGCCGACCTCGTGACGATCGGGTTCGCGGCCGTCCAGCTCGTGTTGTTGCCGTTTCTGGATGGCCACCGGCTGCTGGCGCTGCTGGTCGCGGGCCACGTCGTGGCAGTCACGCTAGTCTCCGGACTCTCGGTGCTGTTACTGCGGCAGTCACGCTAG
- a CDS encoding sensor histidine kinase, protein MFDTLTPHGWNLKRKVILAFALTALLVAATGVVGFVAVSTVYDNSNAINTNAETVDTTKELLIAIEQEQVAIYADIAGEPGAREEFETAASNFDRWADEMNVERLDGEQRQLFTALEAKHAQYTRLSREVFNATQAGDIDRANTIIETQLDPLSVEMRGMAYSLQGLALENKRQATTQVADTAETTQRLVLLLSAGAFGAAILIGLFVSNRLTEPVNQLSASAISISEGDFSTEIDEYHADDEIGRMVEAFGEMRTNLEGVFAELDAISQHLQQGDLDHEIDTDYPGTYGEIMHNIDESITQLTASFDEIRDASENLRAGELDYDIDTDRPGEYGAVLSDLEGDLAQQRDRERELQRQKDQLEDFATIVAHDLRNPLTVARGRITLLEDEYTNPTAAPHFDAIQQAHTRMETLIDDILSLARAGQPIGEKEWVDVSQVARDAWATIDAPGMTLQTTGHFEVKASRERLQQLLENLFGNANAYAGDEVTISVGSIEAMPTTTRDSTANESGFFVADDGSGFDEGQQSKVFKPGYTTDDSGTGYGLWIVQTIANAHGWRVSVTESETGGARFEVTGARVREHR, encoded by the coding sequence ATGTTCGATACACTCACGCCCCACGGATGGAATCTCAAGCGGAAGGTGATCCTGGCGTTTGCTCTCACGGCGTTGCTCGTTGCCGCGACCGGCGTAGTCGGGTTTGTCGCCGTTTCGACGGTGTACGATAATTCTAACGCAATCAATACGAATGCCGAAACTGTCGATACGACCAAAGAGCTCCTGATCGCCATCGAGCAGGAACAGGTCGCAATCTATGCCGACATTGCGGGGGAGCCAGGAGCAAGAGAGGAGTTTGAAACTGCCGCGTCAAACTTCGATCGGTGGGCCGACGAGATGAATGTCGAGCGACTGGATGGCGAACAACGGCAGCTGTTCACAGCGCTCGAGGCCAAACACGCGCAGTACACGAGACTTTCCCGGGAAGTATTCAACGCGACACAAGCCGGCGATATCGACCGGGCTAACACCATCATCGAAACGCAACTCGATCCGCTGTCCGTCGAGATGCGCGGTATGGCGTATTCACTTCAGGGACTTGCTCTCGAAAACAAACGGCAAGCTACGACCCAAGTCGCCGATACGGCCGAGACGACACAACGACTCGTCCTGTTGTTGAGCGCGGGTGCGTTCGGAGCCGCGATCCTCATTGGCTTGTTCGTCTCCAACCGACTCACAGAGCCAGTCAACCAGCTCTCGGCGTCCGCGATCTCGATCAGCGAGGGTGACTTCAGTACCGAGATCGACGAGTATCACGCGGACGACGAAATCGGACGGATGGTCGAAGCGTTCGGCGAGATGCGGACAAATCTCGAAGGCGTGTTCGCCGAGCTTGACGCCATCAGCCAGCACCTTCAGCAGGGCGATCTCGACCACGAAATCGACACCGACTACCCCGGCACGTACGGGGAGATTATGCACAACATCGACGAGAGCATCACACAGCTCACCGCGAGTTTCGATGAAATCAGAGACGCCAGCGAGAACCTACGGGCTGGCGAACTCGATTACGACATCGATACCGACCGGCCGGGCGAGTACGGGGCCGTGCTGTCGGATCTCGAGGGTGATCTGGCTCAGCAACGCGACCGCGAGCGAGAACTCCAACGGCAAAAAGACCAACTCGAGGACTTCGCGACGATCGTCGCACACGACCTGCGAAACCCGCTTACCGTCGCTCGGGGACGGATCACACTGCTCGAAGACGAGTACACGAACCCGACCGCAGCGCCCCACTTCGATGCCATTCAGCAGGCTCACACTCGGATGGAAACACTCATCGACGATATACTGTCGCTGGCACGAGCCGGACAGCCCATCGGGGAGAAAGAATGGGTGGACGTCAGCCAGGTCGCCCGCGATGCCTGGGCAACGATCGACGCGCCGGGAATGACGTTACAGACGACCGGCCACTTCGAGGTCAAAGCGAGTCGTGAGCGATTACAACAACTCCTCGAGAACCTGTTCGGTAACGCAAACGCCTATGCGGGAGACGAGGTGACTATCTCGGTCGGCTCGATCGAGGCGATGCCGACGACGACGAGGGATTCGACCGCCAATGAGTCCGGCTTTTTCGTCGCCGACGACGGGTCCGGCTTCGACGAGGGGCAACAATCGAAAGTATTCAAGCCCGGCTACACGACCGACGATTCTGGAACCGGCTACGGGCTCTGGATCGTCCAGACGATCGCTAACGCCCACGGATGGCGGGTCAGCGTCACTGAGAGCGAGACTGGCGGAGCGAGGTTCGAGGTCACGGGCGCACGCGTTCGCGAGCACCGCTAG
- a CDS encoding L-lactate dehydrogenase, with amino-acid sequence MTTSIKGKVAIVGAGNVGATTAFALMNSGTVSEIALIDINREKAEGEAMDLSHGGAFVEPVDVYVGDYEDCWDADVVVITAGASQKPGESRMELLERNVSIFEDMVPQITERIDPETVLLVVTNPVDILSYVTWEVSNLPHERIIGSGTVLDTARFKQVLSQHCDVAAQNVHAYVIGEHGDSEVPVWSSAHLAGMPFDDFCSACLRDCGPDIKDELSEKIAGAAYEIIDKKGATNYAVALATAEIIDAIVRDEDTILTVSTLMQGQHGLDDVYLSLPSVVNRRGVRQVLEYDLTDEEHEQLHASAETLQERLDELDLR; translated from the coding sequence ATGACCACCAGCATCAAGGGCAAGGTCGCCATCGTCGGAGCCGGGAACGTCGGCGCGACGACGGCGTTCGCATTGATGAACAGCGGCACCGTCTCGGAGATCGCGCTGATCGACATCAACCGCGAGAAAGCCGAGGGCGAGGCGATGGACCTCTCCCATGGCGGGGCGTTCGTCGAACCGGTCGACGTCTACGTCGGCGACTACGAGGACTGCTGGGACGCCGACGTGGTCGTGATCACTGCGGGCGCGAGCCAGAAGCCGGGCGAGAGCCGCATGGAACTGCTCGAGCGCAACGTGAGTATTTTCGAGGACATGGTCCCCCAGATCACCGAGCGGATCGACCCCGAGACGGTGTTGCTGGTCGTCACCAATCCCGTCGACATTCTCTCGTATGTCACCTGGGAGGTCTCGAACCTGCCCCACGAGCGGATCATCGGCTCGGGGACGGTGCTTGACACCGCCCGGTTCAAGCAGGTCCTCAGCCAGCACTGTGACGTCGCCGCCCAGAACGTCCACGCCTACGTCATCGGCGAGCACGGCGACAGCGAAGTGCCGGTCTGGAGCAGCGCTCACCTCGCAGGGATGCCCTTTGACGACTTCTGTTCGGCCTGTCTGCGAGATTGCGGTCCGGACATCAAAGACGAGCTGTCGGAGAAAATCGCGGGTGCCGCCTACGAAATTATCGACAAGAAGGGCGCGACTAACTACGCGGTCGCGCTCGCGACGGCCGAGATCATCGACGCGATCGTCCGCGACGAGGACACGATCCTGACGGTCTCGACGCTCATGCAGGGCCAGCACGGCCTCGACGACGTGTACCTCAGTCTGCCCAGCGTCGTCAACCGCCGCGGCGTCCGGCAGGTGCTGGAGTACGATCTGACCGACGAGGAACACGAGCAACTCCACGCCTCGGCCGAGACGCTCCAGGAGCGACTCGACGAACTCGATCTGCGGTAG
- a CDS encoding DMT family transporter, which translates to MNLGLGYAIASALLLGAYLYAIKRYFSPYPSPVYLVLVEGAAFLWYLPVAACTVDGDYLPASADLWLFTVVFGVSAMTGLALLSFLAALRRGAVSYVAPISKIVPVFVLPLEILLLGQHLTPLQVTGVLVATAAVYVANYQPGELLEPFRRAATTTAAQLALASAAAFGVVDVGKRYLMQELSLPPQTFLPVMFFIVTLFVAPLAARASWPAETRRDLPKFAAAGLLVAVANHLVLLAFQLLPASIGSPIVNTQAVVAVLLGGILLNEDAFRIRLVAAGLAVAGITLITIG; encoded by the coding sequence GTGAACCTCGGACTCGGCTACGCGATCGCGTCGGCGCTGTTGCTCGGCGCGTATCTCTACGCGATCAAACGGTACTTCTCGCCGTACCCCTCGCCGGTGTACCTCGTGCTCGTCGAAGGGGCGGCGTTCCTCTGGTATCTGCCGGTCGCCGCGTGTACCGTCGATGGCGACTATCTCCCGGCCAGTGCCGATCTGTGGCTGTTCACGGTCGTCTTCGGGGTCTCGGCGATGACCGGGCTGGCCCTGCTGTCGTTTCTGGCAGCGCTCCGGCGCGGCGCGGTCTCGTACGTCGCCCCGATCAGCAAGATCGTTCCCGTGTTCGTCCTGCCGCTGGAGATCCTCCTGCTTGGCCAACACTTGACCCCACTGCAAGTCACGGGCGTCCTCGTCGCGACGGCCGCCGTCTACGTCGCCAACTACCAGCCCGGCGAGCTCCTCGAACCGTTCCGGCGGGCCGCGACGACGACCGCCGCCCAGCTGGCGCTGGCCAGTGCCGCCGCGTTCGGCGTCGTCGACGTGGGCAAGCGCTACCTGATGCAGGAGCTCTCGCTCCCGCCACAGACGTTTCTCCCGGTGATGTTTTTCATCGTCACGCTGTTTGTCGCGCCGCTTGCGGCTCGTGCGTCCTGGCCGGCCGAGACACGACGGGACCTGCCGAAGTTCGCCGCCGCGGGGTTGCTCGTCGCCGTCGCCAACCACCTCGTGTTGCTCGCCTTTCAGCTGTTGCCCGCCAGCATCGGGTCGCCGATCGTCAACACTCAGGCCGTCGTGGCCGTCCTGCTCGGCGGGATCCTCCTGAACGAGGATGCCTTCCGGATCCGGCTGGTCGCCGCAGGGCTGGCCGTCGCCGGTATCACGCTGATCACGATCGGCTAG
- a CDS encoding TetR/AcrR family transcriptional regulator, whose protein sequence is MDVPTGDPAGELSETRRELIEATRDAMCKHGFADLTMQAIADESKKSKAALHYHFDTKAELLAETLSYLLAEFIEEVDTGPKGDPEARLRALTEAQLFGPDGRDGDSSDHWEYHAMLIEIQSHAPHDETFAQQFTANYEYVRGLYADIIRNGIEQGVFEPVDPDRTAAHILAAIKGARVHHVTTEREDVAATVYDALIKQVLEPLRA, encoded by the coding sequence ATGGACGTACCGACCGGGGACCCCGCGGGGGAGCTGAGCGAGACACGCCGGGAGCTGATCGAAGCGACGCGGGACGCGATGTGCAAACATGGTTTCGCCGATCTGACGATGCAGGCGATCGCCGACGAGTCCAAGAAGAGCAAGGCGGCGCTGCACTACCACTTCGATACGAAGGCCGAACTGCTGGCCGAGACGCTGTCGTACCTGCTCGCGGAGTTCATCGAGGAGGTCGATACCGGTCCGAAAGGCGATCCCGAGGCGCGACTGCGGGCACTCACGGAAGCCCAGCTGTTCGGCCCCGACGGCCGGGACGGCGACTCAAGCGACCACTGGGAGTATCACGCGATGCTAATCGAGATCCAGTCGCACGCCCCCCACGACGAGACGTTCGCACAGCAGTTCACCGCCAATTACGAGTACGTCAGAGGACTCTACGCCGATATCATCCGGAACGGCATCGAACAGGGTGTCTTCGAACCGGTCGATCCCGACCGGACCGCGGCGCACATCCTCGCCGCGATCAAGGGCGCACGCGTCCACCACGTCACCACCGAGCGCGAGGACGTCGCCGCGACCGTCTACGACGCGCTGATCAAGCAGGTGCTCGAACCGCTCCGCGCCTGA
- a CDS encoding AIR synthase family protein: protein MSDPELGKADREFFDQYIYPRLGADREDVTLGPSHGVDFGVVEIGEQALAMATDPVFVMPAVGFERAAWFAFHVLLSDVAVSGLEPAYLSVDFNLPPEITDDEFETVWGTFDREARELGVSIVTGHTARYAGCNYPMVGGGTSMAVGDPDDLVRPNGANVGDRVIVTKGPAIETTGLLSIQFESLLAGELPESTIEDAQDRFYDMSPVRDALVAAAAGPVTAMHDATEGGIYGGLFEMARAADVGIEIERDRVPVQPGVREACEFFGVDPWISISEGTLLATVDPDGVGDVLEALEREGIPAADVGEVVTGSGLTVDGEAVDHPGKDPFWAAFEEHMAELQS, encoded by the coding sequence ATGAGCGACCCCGAGCTCGGCAAGGCGGATCGGGAGTTCTTCGACCAGTACATCTATCCGCGGCTGGGGGCCGACCGCGAGGACGTGACGCTCGGGCCAAGCCACGGCGTCGACTTCGGCGTCGTCGAGATCGGCGAGCAGGCGCTGGCGATGGCGACCGATCCCGTGTTCGTCATGCCCGCCGTCGGGTTCGAGCGGGCGGCGTGGTTCGCGTTTCACGTCCTGCTCAGCGACGTCGCCGTCTCGGGGCTGGAGCCGGCGTATCTCAGCGTCGACTTCAACCTCCCGCCCGAGATCACTGACGATGAGTTCGAGACGGTCTGGGGGACTTTCGATCGGGAGGCGCGCGAGCTGGGCGTGTCGATCGTGACCGGTCACACTGCCCGCTACGCTGGCTGTAACTACCCGATGGTCGGCGGCGGGACGTCGATGGCCGTCGGCGATCCGGACGACCTCGTCCGCCCGAACGGCGCGAACGTTGGCGACCGCGTGATCGTCACGAAAGGCCCTGCAATCGAGACGACGGGCCTGCTGTCGATTCAGTTCGAGTCGCTGCTGGCGGGCGAGCTCCCGGAGTCGACGATCGAAGACGCCCAGGATCGCTTTTACGACATGAGCCCGGTCCGGGACGCGCTGGTAGCGGCCGCGGCCGGACCGGTGACGGCGATGCACGACGCGACCGAGGGAGGCATCTACGGCGGGCTCTTCGAGATGGCGCGCGCCGCCGACGTGGGGATCGAGATCGAGCGCGACCGCGTGCCGGTCCAGCCCGGCGTCCGCGAGGCCTGCGAGTTCTTCGGGGTCGATCCCTGGATCTCCATCAGCGAGGGAACGCTGCTGGCGACAGTCGACCCTGACGGTGTCGGGGACGTGCTCGAGGCCCTCGAACGCGAGGGGATCCCCGCGGCCGATGTCGGTGAGGTCGTCACCGGATCGGGGCTGACCGTCGACGGCGAAGCCGTCGATCACCCCGGCAAGGACCCGTTCTGGGCGGCCTTCGAGGAACACATGGCGGAACTGCAGTCCTGA
- a CDS encoding thioredoxin family protein: MSTPFNAEQPPERPVDLADGDELTAFVETYDDVLVEFYTDGCGVCASMEPVLSGVARSGAVVGTINPRDDPPLVDEYRIASVPTFVRFRDGEPVDRISEGFVPGEQLQAFAQG; encoded by the coding sequence ATGAGTACACCGTTCAACGCGGAACAGCCGCCGGAGCGCCCGGTCGATCTGGCCGACGGCGACGAGCTCACGGCCTTTGTCGAGACCTACGATGACGTCCTCGTCGAGTTCTACACCGACGGCTGTGGCGTCTGTGCGTCGATGGAACCGGTACTGAGCGGCGTCGCCCGTTCGGGCGCCGTCGTCGGGACGATCAACCCCCGGGACGACCCGCCGCTGGTCGATGAATACCGGATCGCGAGCGTTCCCACCTTCGTGCGGTTCCGTGACGGCGAGCCGGTCGACCGCATCTCCGAGGGGTTCGTCCCCGGCGAGCAACTGCAGGCGTTCGCTCAGGGCTAA
- a CDS encoding ABC transporter substrate-binding protein has protein sequence MDERAGGPKPRLGRRAYLKGVSPIVGVGAAGCLGVGTDSGPIRVGNLSPFSGGLGWIGPNSRRGIRTALAGNGGVNRATIDGRTVEIVERDTETDPETAIAGFRSLDDAGVETMVGPSSVVAASLFRPALTARLSFVSPVSGTTQLDNIGGTYIWRTVPSDTVGARAQARFAYQEPGWRRMALAYRDSKGSYSFSKASGEYFSSLGGDVVTEVELNPNATDYRSAVRTIQDAGASVVSLTAGTTITGQFIRDYVSLGADDDFAILLGNDVLTSAFIDEMGADTMEGMVGQTPAPGPAIDAFTERYDAIHGTPPGIFAAAAYDAMNLIALAFVTEGEPNRRAVPDHLRKIGNPPGTEVSTFAAGKAALEADEPINYVGAATPQNFNEYGDPLGSFAINQVVDGSWQTVTTYTAEQLSERG, from the coding sequence ATGGACGAGCGGGCAGGCGGCCCGAAGCCGCGGCTCGGGCGTCGGGCGTACCTCAAGGGAGTTAGTCCGATCGTGGGGGTCGGAGCAGCTGGGTGTCTTGGGGTCGGGACTGACTCCGGTCCGATCCGTGTCGGCAACCTGTCCCCGTTTAGTGGTGGCCTCGGGTGGATCGGCCCCAACTCACGACGCGGTATCCGGACCGCGCTCGCGGGCAACGGCGGCGTCAACCGGGCCACGATCGACGGCAGGACCGTCGAGATCGTCGAGCGAGACACGGAAACCGATCCTGAGACGGCGATCGCTGGCTTCCGCTCACTCGACGACGCGGGCGTCGAGACGATGGTCGGCCCATCGAGTGTCGTGGCGGCGAGCCTTTTCCGGCCCGCGCTCACTGCTCGTCTGTCGTTCGTCTCGCCGGTATCGGGGACGACGCAACTCGACAACATCGGCGGGACGTACATCTGGCGAACAGTTCCATCGGACACAGTCGGCGCTCGCGCACAGGCTCGATTCGCATATCAGGAACCAGGCTGGCGACGGATGGCACTAGCATACAGAGATAGCAAAGGGTCCTACAGCTTCTCGAAGGCCTCCGGGGAGTACTTCTCTTCGCTCGGTGGCGACGTCGTAACTGAAGTCGAGCTCAACCCGAACGCCACCGATTACCGGTCGGCTGTCCGAACGATTCAGGACGCGGGAGCCAGTGTGGTGTCTCTCACTGCCGGTACCACGATCACCGGCCAGTTCATTCGCGACTACGTCTCGCTTGGCGCGGACGACGACTTCGCGATCTTGCTCGGTAACGACGTCCTGACGTCGGCGTTTATCGATGAGATGGGGGCTGACACAATGGAGGGGATGGTGGGACAGACGCCGGCTCCTGGTCCAGCCATCGATGCTTTCACCGAGCGATACGACGCGATCCACGGCACGCCCCCCGGCATATTCGCGGCGGCGGCGTACGATGCGATGAATCTCATTGCACTCGCGTTCGTCACGGAAGGCGAGCCAAACCGGCGTGCCGTCCCGGACCATCTCCGGAAGATCGGGAACCCACCGGGAACAGAGGTTTCGACGTTTGCAGCCGGGAAAGCGGCGCTTGAGGCCGACGAGCCGATCAACTACGTCGGTGCCGCGACCCCACAGAACTTCAACGAGTACGGCGATCCGCTCGGTTCGTTCGCGATCAATCAGGTCGTTGATGGCTCCTGGCAGACCGTCACCACCTACACCGCTGAACAACTATCCGAAAGAGGATAA